The DNA sequence TTACGGTTCTTGTGGATTTTTGGGCACCTTGGTGTGGGCCTTGCCGTATGGTCGCGCCGGTTGTTGATGAAATCTCCGAACAATACGAAGGTCAAGTGAAGGTCGTAAAAGTCAACACTGACGAAAATCCTAATGTTGCAAGTCAATATGGTATTCGCAGCATTCCCACCCTAATGA is a window from the Cyanobacteria bacterium GSL.Bin1 genome containing:
- the trxA gene encoding thioredoxin, which gives rise to MVATAEVTDSSFQQEVLESELTVLVDFWAPWCGPCRMVAPVVDEISEQYEGQVKVVKVNTDENPNVASQYGIRSIPTLMIFKDGQRVDMVVGAVPKTTLANTLEKYL